One window from the genome of Deltaproteobacteria bacterium encodes:
- a CDS encoding type II toxin-antitoxin system HicB family antitoxin, producing the protein MKNFGFVYPAKLERHRGNVLVRFPDLPEALTEGDDDQGALTQARDCLDEAIAGRIRRGDEIPAASPPCRGERMVPISAPMAAKAALYLALRETKLTKRDLAARLGCDEKEVRRLLDPRHPSKLPRLQEALAQLGKRLVVEMQAA; encoded by the coding sequence ATGAAGAACTTCGGGTTCGTGTATCCGGCCAAGCTCGAAAGGCATCGGGGCAACGTGCTCGTGCGGTTTCCGGACCTCCCCGAGGCCCTGACGGAGGGTGACGACGACCAGGGTGCGCTGACTCAGGCCCGGGACTGCTTGGATGAAGCGATCGCTGGGCGCATTCGCCGGGGCGATGAGATTCCTGCCGCCTCACCGCCGTGTCGCGGGGAGCGCATGGTGCCGATCTCGGCACCGATGGCCGCCAAGGCGGCGTTGTATCTCGCGCTTCGAGAAACGAAGCTGACGAAGCGCGATCTCGCCGCCCGGCTCGGGTGCGACGAGAAGGAGGTTCGCCGCCTACTCGACCCGCGGCACCCCTCGAAGTTGCCGCGGCTGCAGGAAGCGCTGGCGCAACTGGGTAAGCGTCTCGTCGTTGAGATGCAAGCGGCCTAG
- a CDS encoding nuclear transport factor 2 family protein yields MAAASAEDIVRRLADKEAIRDLVHRYAHCVWRKDVDGAVALFTADGEMDTGERPAIRGRAALRAEYQQMISGPQLHPFVHNHLIELHGDSASGVCYLDLRASVNGTSMIGAGYYDDRYVRAGSEWKFRSRKLTMCYFVPLQRGWAETHERP; encoded by the coding sequence ATGGCTGCTGCAAGCGCGGAAGATATTGTTCGGCGATTGGCCGATAAGGAAGCGATTCGTGACCTGGTCCACCGTTACGCGCACTGCGTCTGGCGCAAGGACGTCGACGGCGCGGTTGCCCTGTTCACTGCCGACGGCGAGATGGACACCGGCGAGCGCCCTGCCATCCGCGGCCGGGCCGCCTTGCGAGCGGAGTATCAGCAGATGATCAGCGGGCCGCAGCTCCACCCGTTCGTGCACAATCACCTGATCGAGCTGCACGGCGACAGCGCCAGCGGCGTGTGCTACCTCGATTTGCGCGCCAGCGTGAACGGCACCAGCATGATCGGCGCCGGCTACTACGACGACCGCTACGTGCGCGCCGGCAGCGAGTGGAAATTCCGCTCGCGCAAGCTGACGATGTGCTACTTCGTGCCGCTGCAGCGAGGCTGGGCGGAGACCCATGAGCGGCCGTAA
- a CDS encoding SDR family oxidoreductase — translation MHRFDGKTAIVTGAASGLGRATAVRLGSERATVACLDVVLAGAESAATEITKAGGQARAYQVDVADPRSTRAGVTAAATDLGRPAVLVNCAGIGKFAHSHELPFEEWSRIIAVNLTGSFLMAQAVLPYLLDGGGNIVNIASTAGLMGQPYSAAYCASKGGVVQLTKSLADEYLSRGVRVNAVAPGGMDTPMQGAFKLPAGVDFSAITKLMTPLGVARPEEVAALVAFVASDEGRYMTGAIVSIDGGLTI, via the coding sequence GTGCATCGGTTCGACGGTAAGACTGCAATCGTGACCGGGGCGGCATCCGGCCTCGGACGCGCAACCGCAGTGCGGCTGGGCTCCGAACGAGCGACCGTCGCCTGCCTCGATGTCGTGCTCGCCGGGGCCGAGAGCGCGGCCACGGAGATCACCAAGGCCGGGGGCCAGGCGCGCGCGTATCAAGTCGACGTCGCCGACCCCCGCTCCACCCGCGCCGGGGTGACGGCCGCCGCCACCGACCTGGGCCGGCCGGCGGTGCTGGTCAATTGCGCCGGCATCGGCAAGTTCGCCCACTCGCACGAACTGCCGTTCGAGGAGTGGTCGCGCATCATCGCCGTCAACCTCACCGGGAGTTTTTTGATGGCGCAAGCGGTCTTGCCCTATCTGCTCGACGGTGGCGGCAACATCGTCAACATCGCTTCCACCGCCGGGCTCATGGGGCAGCCGTACAGCGCCGCCTACTGCGCCTCGAAGGGCGGGGTGGTCCAGCTCACCAAGTCGCTGGCGGATGAGTATTTGAGCCGCGGCGTACGCGTCAACGCCGTCGCCCCCGGCGGCATGGACACGCCGATGCAAGGGGCCTTCAAGCTGCCGGCCGGCGTTGATTTCTCTGCGATCACCAAACTGATGACGCCGCTCGGCGTCGCCCGACCGGAGGAAGTCGCTGCGCTGGTGGCTTTCGTCGCCTCCGACGAGGGCCGCTACATGACCGGGGCCATCGTCTCGATCGACGGCGGGCTCACGATCTGA